A region from the Beduinella massiliensis genome encodes:
- a CDS encoding IS3 family transposase: MKYRVIERFRNIYPIVTMCEVFEVSRSGYYAWRKKQEKTPKDQWLVDLIVECQQQCNQTYGIRRVRLWIQRKKRKNVNLKALLRVMRKTNLLAQIRRQRRYTQHQQNVYKYPNLLQRAFEQQRPNRFWSTDITYIPTPQGMLYMCAVIDLCGRMVLAYRIGGDMAASLVTQTIRDAMITEKVTDGLALHSDQGSQYTSEAYFDLSKEYHFQPSMSSPGCPYDNAAMENFFGTLKSECLYRAHYSTRAEVEELVAQYVHFYNFERINLKYGLTPYEIRSNAA; the protein is encoded by the coding sequence TTGAAATATCGAGTTATAGAACGTTTTCGCAACATTTATCCTATCGTCACAATGTGTGAAGTATTTGAAGTTTCCCGAAGTGGGTATTATGCTTGGCGTAAAAAGCAAGAAAAGACGCCGAAAGATCAGTGGTTGGTCGATCTGATTGTGGAATGTCAACAGCAGTGCAACCAGACCTACGGCATCCGCCGTGTTCGTCTCTGGATCCAGCGGAAGAAAAGAAAAAATGTAAATCTTAAAGCACTTCTGCGCGTCATGCGCAAGACCAATCTGCTTGCACAGATTCGGCGGCAAAGAAGATATACTCAACATCAGCAAAACGTGTACAAATACCCAAACCTATTGCAGCGTGCCTTTGAACAGCAACGGCCCAATCGTTTCTGGTCAACAGATATCACCTATATCCCCACACCACAGGGAATGCTGTATATGTGTGCGGTGATTGACCTTTGTGGTCGAATGGTGTTGGCCTATCGCATTGGTGGCGACATGGCCGCATCGCTGGTTACTCAGACGATCCGAGACGCTATGATAACAGAGAAGGTCACTGATGGACTCGCGCTCCACAGTGACCAAGGGTCTCAATACACCTCCGAAGCATACTTCGACCTAAGCAAAGAATATCACTTTCAACCCTCTATGTCCAGTCCCGGTTGTCCATACGACAATGCTGCTATGGAGAATTTCTTCGGAACGCTTAAATCGGAATGCCTTTATCGTGCCCATTATTCTACTCGCGCAGAGGTAGAGGAGTTGGTTGCACAATATGTCCACTTCTACAACTTCGAACGCATTAACCTGAAATACGGCCTTACTCCCTATGAAATCAGGAGCAACGCCGCGTAA
- the gltX gene encoding glutamate--tRNA ligase, protein MEVRTRFAPSPTGYLHLGGLRTALYTYLFAKKYGGKFILRIEDTDQEREVPGAVDLIYKSLRSAGLDYDEGPDVGGDYGPYIQTQRRDLYPKYAWELVERGGAYPCFCTREDIDAARKEAEAKGETYKYDKRCMHIPLEEAKRRIAAGEPYVIRQNVPTTGKASFDDILYGHVEVDCDTLDDNVLIKADGLPTYNFANVIDDHLMHITHVMRGTEYLSSAPKYNLLYEAFGWTPPIYVHLPVVMKDASRKLSKRYGDPSFEDLLEMGYLKDAIINFIALLGWSPKDTDNEFFTLDELVKAFDEHGLNKSPSIFDMTKLTWFNAEYMRKLPFETYYEKALPWLCKALDPEKFDLRRLAELLQSRTEVLNRLPEMVDFLAAMPDYDVALYTHKKMKTNPEVAVKALELAKPVLEGISDWSEASLHDAVMAAIPESGMKNGQVLWPLRIAITGRESTPGGAFEMAYLLGKDETLRRLDASLEKLKNA, encoded by the coding sequence ATGGAAGTCAGAACGCGATTTGCGCCCAGCCCCACGGGCTATCTGCACCTGGGCGGCCTGCGCACGGCGCTTTACACCTACCTGTTCGCCAAGAAGTACGGCGGCAAGTTCATCCTGCGCATCGAGGATACGGATCAGGAGCGCGAGGTGCCCGGCGCGGTCGACCTCATTTACAAGTCCCTGCGCTCGGCGGGCCTTGACTACGACGAGGGCCCGGACGTCGGCGGCGATTACGGCCCCTATATCCAGACCCAGCGGCGCGACCTCTACCCCAAGTACGCTTGGGAGCTGGTCGAACGCGGCGGCGCATACCCGTGCTTTTGTACCAGGGAAGACATCGACGCTGCACGCAAGGAGGCCGAGGCCAAGGGGGAAACCTACAAGTACGACAAGCGCTGCATGCACATCCCGCTGGAGGAGGCCAAGCGCCGCATCGCGGCGGGCGAGCCCTATGTCATTCGCCAGAACGTGCCCACGACCGGCAAGGCTTCCTTTGACGACATCCTCTACGGTCACGTGGAGGTCGATTGCGACACGCTGGACGACAACGTGCTCATCAAGGCGGACGGCCTGCCGACCTACAACTTTGCCAACGTCATCGACGATCACCTGATGCACATCACGCACGTCATGCGCGGCACGGAATACCTCTCCTCCGCGCCCAAATACAACCTGCTTTACGAGGCGTTTGGCTGGACGCCGCCGATTTACGTGCACCTGCCCGTCGTCATGAAGGACGCCTCGCGCAAGCTGTCCAAGCGCTACGGCGACCCGTCGTTTGAGGATCTGCTTGAAATGGGCTATTTGAAGGACGCGATCATCAACTTCATCGCCCTGCTCGGCTGGAGCCCCAAGGACACGGACAACGAATTCTTCACGCTGGACGAGTTGGTGAAGGCCTTCGACGAGCACGGCCTCAACAAGAGCCCCTCGATCTTCGACATGACCAAGCTCACCTGGTTCAACGCCGAGTACATGCGAAAGCTCCCCTTTGAGACGTACTACGAAAAGGCGCTGCCCTGGCTCTGCAAGGCGCTCGACCCCGAAAAGTTCGACCTGCGCCGCCTCGCAGAGCTGCTCCAGAGCCGCACCGAGGTGCTGAACCGCCTGCCGGAGATGGTGGATTTCCTCGCCGCGATGCCGGATTACGACGTCGCCCTTTACACGCACAAAAAGATGAAGACCAACCCCGAGGTCGCCGTGAAGGCGCTGGAGCTGGCAAAGCCTGTGCTGGAAGGCATCTCTGATTGGAGCGAGGCCTCGCTGCACGACGCCGTGATGGCCGCTATACCCGAAAGCGGCATGAAGAACGGCCAGGTGCTCTGGCCGCTGCGCATCGCGATCACGGGCCGCGAATCCACCCCCGGCGGCGCGTTCGAGATGGCCTATCTGCTAGGCAAGGACGAAACGCTGCGCCGGCTGGACGCTTCGCTGGAAAAACTGAAAAACGCGTAA
- a CDS encoding glutamine--tRNA ligase/YqeY domain fusion protein, producing MPEEAKERSNFIWDLVEEDLAAGKNGGRVKTRFPPEPNGYLHIGHVKALCVDFMTAERFGGKCNLRFDDTNPTKEDVEYVDAIMDDIHWLGFDWDELHYASEQYQQIYELALDLIRRGIAYVDDLSQEEMRAYRGTLTEPGKNSPYRDRSVEENMDLFLRMKAGEFPEGSRVLRAKIDMASPNIIMRDPTLYRILYKKHHRTGNEWCIYPMYDFAHPIGDALEGITHSLCSLEYEIHRPLYDWVVNVCGFKNPPRQIEFARLNLTDTVMSKRYLRKLVEEGYVSGWDDPRMPTLHAMRRRGYTRSAVRDFIDRVGVSKADSTVDVALLEHCVREDLNEHARRAMAVVRPLKVVLDNWPEDRVDALTMENHPQHPEMGSHTVDFTRELYIEQEDFMENPPKKFFRLFPGGEVRLKGAYIVKCESFEKDAEGNVTCVHCSVDMDSRSGCEGANRKVKGTLHWVSAAKGLPFEARLYDTLLSSEEGIGEDAEGAEDTAVDKKDFISRLNPRSLEVLNGFMEPSLKDAAVGDTFQFLRVGYFCKDKDSTDEMPVFNRVVGLKDSFKITK from the coding sequence ATGCCGGAAGAAGCAAAGGAACGCTCCAATTTTATCTGGGATCTGGTCGAAGAAGACCTCGCCGCCGGGAAAAACGGCGGCCGCGTGAAGACGCGCTTCCCGCCTGAACCGAACGGCTACCTGCATATCGGCCACGTGAAGGCGCTGTGCGTCGACTTCATGACGGCCGAGCGCTTCGGCGGCAAGTGCAACCTGCGCTTTGACGACACCAACCCCACCAAGGAAGACGTCGAATACGTCGACGCCATCATGGACGACATCCACTGGCTCGGCTTCGATTGGGACGAGCTGCACTACGCTTCCGAGCAGTATCAGCAGATCTACGAGCTCGCGCTCGACCTCATCCGCCGCGGCATCGCCTACGTGGACGATCTGTCGCAGGAGGAGATGCGCGCCTACCGCGGCACGCTGACCGAGCCAGGCAAAAATTCGCCGTACCGCGACCGCAGCGTCGAGGAGAACATGGACCTGTTCCTGCGCATGAAGGCGGGCGAGTTCCCGGAGGGCTCCCGCGTGCTGCGCGCGAAGATCGACATGGCCTCCCCCAACATCATCATGCGCGACCCGACGCTCTATCGCATCCTGTACAAGAAGCACCACCGCACGGGCAATGAATGGTGCATCTACCCGATGTACGACTTCGCGCATCCCATCGGCGACGCGCTGGAGGGCATCACGCACTCCCTCTGCTCGCTCGAATATGAAATCCACCGTCCGCTGTACGACTGGGTTGTGAACGTCTGCGGCTTTAAGAATCCGCCGCGTCAGATCGAGTTTGCCCGCCTGAACCTGACGGATACCGTCATGAGCAAGCGCTACCTGCGCAAGCTGGTCGAGGAAGGCTACGTCTCCGGCTGGGACGACCCGCGCATGCCCACCCTGCACGCGATGCGCCGCCGCGGCTACACCCGCAGCGCGGTGCGCGACTTCATCGACCGCGTCGGCGTGAGCAAGGCGGATTCCACCGTGGATGTGGCGCTGCTCGAGCACTGCGTGCGCGAGGACCTGAACGAACACGCGCGCCGCGCGATGGCGGTCGTGCGCCCGCTGAAGGTCGTGCTCGACAACTGGCCCGAAGACAGGGTGGACGCGCTGACCATGGAAAATCACCCGCAGCACCCGGAGATGGGTTCGCATACGGTGGACTTCACGCGCGAGCTGTACATCGAGCAGGAGGACTTCATGGAAAATCCCCCCAAGAAGTTCTTCCGCCTCTTCCCCGGCGGCGAGGTGCGCCTCAAGGGGGCCTACATCGTGAAGTGCGAGTCCTTTGAAAAGGACGCGGAAGGCAACGTCACCTGCGTGCACTGCTCCGTCGATATGGACAGCCGTTCCGGCTGCGAGGGCGCGAACCGCAAGGTCAAGGGCACGCTGCACTGGGTCAGCGCGGCGAAGGGCCTCCCGTTCGAGGCCCGGCTGTACGACACGCTGCTCAGCAGCGAGGAAGGCATCGGCGAGGACGCAGAAGGCGCGGAGGATACGGCGGTGGACAAGAAGGACTTCATCTCCCGCCTGAATCCCCGTTCGCTGGAGGTGCTTAACGGCTTCATGGAGCCTTCCCTGAAGGACGCCGCAGTCGGCGACACGTTCCAGTTCCTGCGCGTCGGCTACTTCTGCAAGGACAAGGATTCCACGGACGAGATGCCGGTCTTTAACCGCGTCGTCGGCCTCAAGGACAGCTTTAAAATTACAAAATGA
- a CDS encoding helix-turn-helix domain-containing protein, whose amino-acid sequence MPLYQLDNSTAPGHVRVDLYDNFSFVPHLHKDFEFVYVLEGTLDVCLRARTETAAAGDLALIFPNEIHAYATPERSRSLVCVFSGDYVGAFVREVAGKQGERSVFQTTPGLRAFLEECYLGPNAADKFSLKASFYAICAQYLRQVPLATGAGRHDGLLCQLLAYVEERFRDDISLGSAAAAIGYSPNYLSRFFHAAVGMHFRRYLNQYRVQYACQLLEENAYSVTQIALECGFQNIRSFNRAFLEIMGYPPTRHARQAAPER is encoded by the coding sequence ATGCCCCTGTATCAGCTCGACAATTCCACCGCGCCCGGCCACGTGCGCGTCGATCTGTACGATAATTTTTCCTTTGTGCCGCACCTGCACAAGGACTTCGAGTTCGTCTACGTCCTGGAGGGGACGCTGGACGTGTGTCTGCGGGCGCGCACGGAGACGGCGGCTGCGGGCGATTTGGCGCTCATCTTCCCCAACGAAATCCACGCCTACGCGACGCCGGAGCGCTCCCGATCGCTGGTATGCGTCTTCTCCGGGGACTACGTGGGGGCCTTTGTGCGCGAGGTCGCGGGCAAGCAGGGAGAGCGCAGCGTGTTTCAGACCACGCCCGGCCTTCGCGCCTTCCTGGAAGAATGCTATCTGGGGCCGAATGCGGCGGACAAATTCAGCCTGAAAGCGTCCTTTTACGCCATCTGTGCGCAGTACCTCAGGCAGGTCCCCCTCGCAACCGGTGCCGGGCGCCACGACGGCCTGCTCTGCCAGCTGCTCGCCTACGTCGAGGAGCGCTTTCGGGACGACATCTCCCTGGGCAGCGCAGCCGCCGCCATCGGCTACAGCCCCAACTACCTCTCCCGCTTCTTTCACGCGGCGGTCGGCATGCACTTTCGCCGCTATCTCAACCAGTACCGCGTGCAGTACGCCTGCCAGCTTCTGGAGGAGAACGCGTACAGCGTCACGCAGATCGCCCTGGAATGCGGCTTTCAGAACATCCGCAGCTTCAACCGAGCCTTTTTGGAGATCATGGGCTATCCGCCGACGCGCCACGCCCGCCAGGCGGCGCCCGAGCGCTGA
- a CDS encoding alpha-L-arabinofuranosidase C-terminal domain-containing protein has protein sequence MNRITINFKESRGKINRNLYGHFSEHIGGVFYDGLWVGEDSGIENVRGFRKALVDSFKKLNPPVLRWPGGCFAETYDWRDGVGPRAQRPRRVNWWYYCDKRVETNQVGTHEFMDFCRLTGAEPYFAANMTSTTPLHIRDWIEYCNFPQGETTLADERAQNGAPEPFDVRFWGIGNENWGGGGQMTPEMCAREYIRYTTILRSLGTENLRFILCGANGHDVEWTRRLMREWSARRWHEVETYGMSIHYYTNQGSRTDPLHFTEDEWYEQLFKAAFMQQIIDDHRAAMDEFDPERKVKLVVDEWGSWHRDGSGPSRGYNLFEQQSTMRDALVAAVTLNIFNNRCDVVDMANVAQLCNNLHSLYLAGGEHFVETPNYHVFDLFKDHQDARQLCVHTDLPCLEREGFRPLETLSVSASLKDGYLTLTLANLDVARSQQVSLHGLYGSVAGSADVSVLSGRTPASCNTFEEPEAVVPRTERMEIAEGTALTLPAASVARVRIQLSR, from the coding sequence ATGAACCGCATCACGATTAATTTTAAGGAATCACGCGGAAAAATCAACAGAAATCTTTACGGACACTTTTCCGAGCACATCGGCGGCGTCTTTTACGACGGGCTCTGGGTCGGAGAGGACAGCGGCATAGAGAACGTACGCGGTTTTCGCAAGGCGCTCGTGGATAGCTTTAAGAAGCTCAACCCGCCGGTGCTGCGCTGGCCGGGCGGATGCTTCGCGGAAACCTACGACTGGCGCGACGGCGTCGGCCCGCGCGCGCAGCGTCCGCGGCGCGTGAACTGGTGGTATTACTGCGACAAACGGGTAGAGACGAATCAGGTGGGCACGCACGAATTCATGGACTTCTGCCGCCTGACGGGCGCGGAGCCCTACTTCGCGGCGAACATGACGTCCACCACGCCCCTACACATCCGCGACTGGATCGAATACTGCAATTTTCCCCAGGGAGAAACGACGCTCGCCGACGAACGCGCGCAAAACGGCGCGCCGGAGCCCTTCGACGTGCGCTTCTGGGGCATCGGCAACGAGAACTGGGGCGGCGGCGGGCAGATGACGCCGGAGATGTGCGCGCGGGAGTACATCCGCTACACCACGATCCTGCGCAGCCTGGGCACGGAGAACCTGCGCTTCATCCTCTGCGGCGCGAACGGACACGACGTGGAATGGACGCGCAGGCTCATGCGTGAGTGGAGCGCGCGGCGCTGGCACGAGGTGGAGACGTACGGCATGAGCATCCACTACTACACGAACCAGGGCAGCCGCACCGATCCGCTGCACTTTACGGAGGACGAGTGGTACGAGCAGCTTTTTAAAGCCGCGTTCATGCAGCAGATCATCGACGACCACCGGGCGGCGATGGACGAGTTCGACCCTGAGCGGAAGGTCAAGCTGGTCGTGGATGAGTGGGGAAGCTGGCACCGCGACGGCTCCGGGCCGAGCAGGGGCTACAACCTATTCGAGCAGCAGAGCACGATGCGCGACGCACTGGTGGCGGCCGTTACGCTCAACATTTTCAACAACCGCTGCGACGTGGTGGACATGGCGAACGTCGCGCAGCTTTGCAACAACCTGCATTCGCTTTATCTGGCGGGCGGGGAGCATTTCGTGGAGACGCCGAACTACCATGTGTTCGACCTTTTTAAGGATCACCAGGATGCGCGGCAGCTTTGTGTGCATACGGATCTGCCCTGCCTCGAGCGCGAGGGCTTCCGCCCGCTGGAAACGCTGTCCGTTTCCGCGTCTTTGAAGGACGGGTATCTCACGCTGACGCTGGCAAACCTCGACGTGGCGCGGTCGCAGCAGGTCAGCCTGCACGGCCTCTACGGCAGTGTCGCCGGAAGCGCAGACGTGAGCGTGCTTTCGGGCAGGACGCCCGCTTCCTGCAACACGTTTGAGGAGCCCGAGGCGGTCGTCCCGCGCACGGAGCGGATGGAGATCGCGGAGGGCACGGCGCTCACGCTCCCTGCGGCGAGCGTCGCGCGCGTGCGCATTCAGCTCAGCCGTTGA